CACCACCAGCATGGATCTGGCCACCTTCTGGGACTGTCATCGACGCGCGTTCGCCCACTTCGGCGGGGTGCCGGCCACGATCGTGTATGACCGCACCAAGACGGTGATCAAACGCCACGTGGCGCCGCGGGCGGCGGTGCCGCTGCATCCGGAGGCAGCGGCGTTCGCCGCCCACTACGGCTTCGAGATCGACGTGTTGGCGGCGTATCGCCCTACCGGGAAGGGTCGGGTCGAACGCCAGGTCGACATCGTCCGCGACCATGTGATCGCCGGCCGCCGGTTCGGCTCGATCGCCGATCTCGACGGCGCGTTCGCCGCCTGGCTGCCGATCCGGCGCGGTCAGGTCCACCGCACCCACGGTCAGGTCATCGCGGTTCGCGCCGAAGCGGACCGGGCCGCCCTGCAGCCGTTGCCGGCCCAGCCGTATGTGGTCGCAGACAAGCACCTGCGCCGGGTCGGGAAGGACTGCCTGGTCTCCTTCGAGGCCTCGTTCTACTCCGTCCCCGCCCGGGCGGTGCGGGCCGGGCAACGAGTCCAGCTGCAGATCCACCCCGACCCCGCTGCCGGCGACCAGGTCATCATCACCGCCCTTCCCGGCGACGGCGGCGGCTGGCTGGCCGGCCATCCCCGCGCGACCGTGCGGGGCACCTGGCGGGTCGACCCGACCCACTGGGACGGGCTGCCCGACGGACACACCCGCGCCACCACCCTCGATCCCACAGCACCGCCCAGCCAGCCCAGCAGCCCCCCGCTGCCGGGCTGGGAGCCGTTGGCCGGGCTGCTGGCCCGCCACGGCGCCGACATCCCCGTCGCCGCCCGCCCCCTCACCGACTACCAGACCGCCGCCACCAGGAGCTGAACCATGACCACCACCCCCACCCCGAACACCCCCACGATCACTCATCCCATCACCGGCATCACCGAGCCCGCGATCGTGCTGCCGGCCAGCCGGATCGCCAACATGATCGAGGTCCTCGACCACTGCGACTTGTTCCTGCGCACCAGCAGCCGTGACGTCGCCCGCGAGCTCGCCGACTACTGCCTGGCCCAGCCGAGCCTGACCTCCGGGTGGCTGATCGACATGATCGGCTTCGCCGGGCTGCGGCTGCGCACCGACCTCGAAGAAGCCGGCCAGCCGAAACCCTCACGGCCACAGCCGGCCCGGCCGCAGGCACAGCGGTGACCGCGCTGACCGCCGACCGGGTCCGCGACCACGCCACCCGGCTCGGCCTGACCCACCTCGCCGAGATGATCACCGGCCTGGTCGACCGCGCCGAGACCGCCCAGCTCGGCTACCTCGACTTCATCGACCTCCTCCTGCAAGAAGAACTCGGATTGCGTGAAGGCCGCCGGTTCCGCAACGCCCTGAAACTCTCCGGCCTGCCCCACCACAAAACCCTCGACGAGTTCGACTTCGCCTTCCAACCCGGGCTGGACCCCCGCAAGATCCGCGACCTGGCCACCCTGGAGTTCATCCGGCAACGCTCCAACGTCGCCCTCCTCGGCCCACCCGGAGTCGGCAAGACCATGCTCGCCGTCGCCCTCGCCGTCACCGCCTGCCAAGCCGGGTTCTCGATCTACTTCACCACTCTCGACGACCTCGTCCGCCGCCTCCGCGCCGCCGAGGCCACCGGCCGGTTCAACCGACAACTCCAGGCCTATCTCCGACCCTCGGTACTTGTCTGCGACGAAGTGGGCTACCTGCCGCTGGACCGGACCGAAGCGAACATGGTCTTTCAGCTCGTCTCCCGCCGCTACGAACGCGGCACCATGATCATCACCTCGAATAAGAGCTTCACCGAATGGGGCCAAGTCCTCGGCGACGACGTCCTCGCCACCGCCATCCTCGACCGCCTCCTCCACCACTGCGACGTCATCACCATCAACGGCCCCAGCTACCGCCTCAAAGACCGCCTCACCCTGGTCACCGGAGGTG
Above is a window of Actinomycetota bacterium DNA encoding:
- the istA gene encoding IS21 family transposase; its protein translation is MNIRRFRALHAAGATFVEIGRECGCDWRTVKKYLADDAAAAPPLPPPRAGCQPRLIDPFVEVIEAWLRIDVDLKGTVIHERLVAEHGFTGNYQRVKMFLAEVRPRIAAELADDDENPLVGLHRRFEVIAGAQAQVDWGVEGGLLADAGIPQVYSFHLVLSHSRDPFCCFTTSMDLATFWDCHRRAFAHFGGVPATIVYDRTKTVIKRHVAPRAAVPLHPEAAAFAAHYGFEIDVLAAYRPTGKGRVERQVDIVRDHVIAGRRFGSIADLDGAFAAWLPIRRGQVHRTHGQVIAVRAEADRAALQPLPAQPYVVADKHLRRVGKDCLVSFEASFYSVPARAVRAGQRVQLQIHPDPAAGDQVIITALPGDGGGWLAGHPRATVRGTWRVDPTHWDGLPDGHTRATTLDPTAPPSQPSSPPLPGWEPLAGLLARHGADIPVAARPLTDYQTAATRS
- the istB gene encoding IS21-like element helper ATPase IstB — encoded protein: MTALTADRVRDHATRLGLTHLAEMITGLVDRAETAQLGYLDFIDLLLQEELGLREGRRFRNALKLSGLPHHKTLDEFDFAFQPGLDPRKIRDLATLEFIRQRSNVALLGPPGVGKTMLAVALAVTACQAGFSIYFTTLDDLVRRLRAAEATGRFNRQLQAYLRPSVLVCDEVGYLPLDRTEANMVFQLVSRRYERGTMIITSNKSFTEWGQVLGDDVLATAILDRLLHHCDVITINGPSYRLKDRLTLVTGGETVP